ACGTTCCAGGGATGAGGATATGGACGTTCTCGCACTCATTACTCTGCCAACCTTCCCTGGTTCCTGGGCCCTGGCCTGTGCCACCCTGGGAGTCCTGCACCATGACCCCCATCGCCCCGTGGCCCGTGCTACCATGTGAATCCTATACTGAGAACCCTGTAGCCCTACTGCCCATGCTGCTATGGATATGACATGTGGTTCAGGCGGAACAGTAGAAACAGAACACAGGTGCAGGGGTGCGGGGACCAGGGCAGGGATCAGCGTGGGGGGTACGGGAATCTGGGGGGATGGATGGGACTGCCCCACATCTTGATCATGGGGGTGGCCACATGACCATAGGAGTTAGTAAAAACTTACAGAACCGTACCCTGAAAAGGCTGGACTTCACTGGGCATAAATTCTACCTCCATTTATAGGAAAGGACTCCTGCCAGGTAGGCTTCCTGAGGCTCCAGCCAGAGGCCTGTCCCCAGACAGTGGCAGGGGCACTCTGCTGGGTCCCCTCCCAGCTGCGTCTTTCTGAGGCCTGGATGTGAAAGAATTGACGCTCACACTCACGGTTGCCAGAAAGATTCACAGCCAAGCCCCTACTTCTACCCTCAGGGCCCAGATTTGACTCCAACCCTGCTGGCCGGGCTCTAAGAAGCTCCCAGTACCTGGCTGGCCTCACCTGAGCCTGGCCCACGGGGCGGGCTCACCCCGTGCACAGGGGCCTGTGCTGCGTCCCCCAGTCACACACTGCTGGCTCTGTCCATGCTAGATCCTAGGAAACACCAGTAGGGTCAGGGGGCCTATGGGACAGGGTTGGGAGTCTGACTCGATGTGTCTGGTTCCCAAGTCTGCACCCCTCACCACCACACCCCTGCCCCGCTGGGTGGGATACCGGCAAAGCACCGTGGTGGGTGCTATGGGGGGCCTGCCCTgatgcccctcacccccagcacACCCAGAGGTGGGGGGGGCGCTGCGAGCGCCTCAAACCTGGCCCCCTTCCTCTTCTGAGAAATAGGGGTGACCCCGCTAGGCTGTCAGCAGGCGCTAAAGGGTCTTGCAGGTAAAATGCCAAGAACTGGCTAAGCCGGGTGGTTTGGTAAAGTCCCCCCTCcgttcccccctcccccgcagcctACACAGCCACACCCTGCAGGGGACAGTGCCTGCTCCTAGGTGGCTGCCAAGAAGTGTGggcttcacacccagtgtggCTCATAGGTGCCCAGGCCTCACCCACACAAAGGAGGAGGCCATGGAGGACAGGCCCCCACCTCCGACCCTGACTTCTTGCCTTCACCCCCTCCCACAGCTCTCCACCCAGCGCCTTGCTTGCTCCTGCTTCCAGGACCTGGAATACCCTTCCCCCTGGTGACTCACATGCTCAGCTGCAATGCCCGAGGTGTTCCAGTGGCAAAGCCACTGCCACGTGGGTCTCTGCTGCAGAGGGGGTCTCTGCTGGGGGGCCCTTTCTGGATTCCTGACCACCAATTTCTGTGGCCCTAGCTACTGGTGGAGCCTAGCACacacaggtgctcaataaatgcttgctggGTCAATTACGTGGACTGTCCTAGGCATCCAGGACCTGCAGCCTATGCACCTAGTAGCGGCCTTGGACCTGGCACTCAGTCCAAATGATCGGGACACAGCTGTGAGAGAGCTGTCCTTCTTCACCGCAGCCTGTGGCTGTGCAACGGGACAGTCTGCCCACAGACAGTAAGCACCCTGATACAGGAGGTGTGCAAATGGAGGCTGGAAGGGGTGCTGCTTCGGTGCTGGGGTTCGTGCAGGGGCATGGACGGCATCCCCAGGGGACGGCCCCACCGCGAGGGGCCCAGTGCGGGGACAGGGTTCCAGCTGCCTCATGTCAGTGCAGGTGGCGCAGAGCAGGCCCAGCCACTTCTGATGCCAGCAGCCCTCCCGCTGCTCACGGCTCCTTTCCACAGTGgcgcctcctcccctcccagccggGGCACCGGGGTTGAGAGGACCAGAGTTCAGTACAGATAGacaaggggtggggggctcaTAAACCCAGCCAGCCCCTGGCCCCACCCAGCCCAGGCCAGTGCCTCCCGCTCCAGGTGACAGTGCCCTCAAAGCCACCAGGGAGCAGGTTGTCACTCAGAGACTCTACAGAGGACACTCTGGCAGCCTTTGAAGGCCCTGGGATTTGGGGCATTTGCTCTGCGGACCCTCACGGACCATCCATCACCAGCGTCTCCATGGACATCTTACTCCATGGGCCCTGCTGAGGGAGACTCGGGGCTCCCCTCAGAGCTAGAGTGTCTCAAAGCCCCACGAGCCCCAGTTCTGATGGGGAGACGGAGGCAGAAGGCAGAGCCCTGCCAGGAGGGGAGGACTGGCCACCACGGTGTGCTCTCTCTGGCAGGCAAGGGATGAAAATGCCCCAAGCGTGAGGCCTAGATGCCAGCCCCCTGGACGGCCCCTGGCCCCCTGGCTCCGTGCCACAGACGCGACCCCACATTCCACACACGCCTGTCACTTTAAGCTGCCTGGCTGTCCCCTGCAAACTGCTAGGTCCACATTCTCGGGTTGGGGGGGTGAGGCACTGGCACGCCCTCCCAGCGGCCTATAAGGCAcagggtggggagctggggcctCGCCGCCTGCCGTCCTCATGGCCCTGCTGCTCCTGGGGATCCTGCtgctcctggggctctgggggctgCTCCGAACCTGCACCCGCACCCCCTCCTCAGCCTCTCGCTGGCCCCCTGGGCCCCGCCCACTGCCGCTCATAGGAAACCTGCACTTACTGCGTGTGTCACAGCAGGACCAGTCACTGATGGAGGTAGGTCAGGGCAGGTTGGGCTCCTGCCACCTGGACACCCCAGACCCATCTCAGGGGAAGCTGAGCCTGTTTTCCAGGATCCCTATGGGTTAGGAATTTTGTGTCCCAGCCTGGCGCTGGCCTGGTAGGGGACACAGCAGGCCTACGTGCCCATCCTGCCTTGGGGAAGAGAAAGACATCCCGTCCTACAGGGAAGCAGATAGGCTATTTAAGGAACAGAGGGCCAGGAGTGTCAGGCCAGGAGGGCCTCCTGGAGGGGACAGCATTTGATGAACGCTTACAGGAGAGCCAGGACTGGTGGCAatggaggggaagaggcaggtgcTCCCAGGAGTAGTACCATGCAGCAGAGGTCCAGCGAGGGAAGGAAGCTAGACTGGCACACAACTGTGCTTACAGGGTAGGGGGCACCTGCTGGATGTGGCTGCTTGCAGCCTGGGCTTCCGGCTGGCCGGTCCTGGCCACATGCTGAAAGCAGGCCGCCCTGCCCTGCAGCCAGGAGATGGCAGGCCCACGGGTAAAGGAGGTGCAGGCCTGGCCCCCACAAGTACAGCCCAGCCAACCGTGCCCCAACCAGGCACGCCTCCCACGACCACTCCACCCTCCTTCACCAGAAGTGCTGCTGCTTCCAAAACCCTCCTCGAGGCTGCCTGGTGGCCCCCAGGCGCTGCATGTGGGTAGAGAGGAAGGGGCTGCAGCCTTGGCCTCTTAGGAGAGCTGCTGCAGGAAGCACCCTGGGTGCCAGCGTTCTCAGGCTGGGCCTGGTGTCATGCCCAGGGGCACTGTCCCGCATTCGGGGACTAGAGTGGGTGTGGATGGGAAGGGCAGGTCTGGCTCCACCCCTCAGTGTACGTGATGGACAGCAACTCACATCTTGCCTCCAGGTCTGTTTCCCCATGTGTGAAGGCACAGAAGGGGAACAGGCACACACAGGGGCCCCAGAGGCCAGCCCTTGCCGTGCAGTCTGGTTCTGCGCCTCCAGGCTGGGCAGGGGGGTTCGTGTGGGACAAGCTGGCCAGTCGAGGCCTGGGCACTCCCTGCTCCTGTCTGTCTGGGCTTCAATGCTGAAGGGGGACTGAGCGGGGACAGGGCCTCTGCTCCCTGTGCTGACCCCGGGCTTCTACTGCAAGCCACCCTGCAGACAGCCCCTTCTACTGCCTGCCTCGTCTTGGGGTCCCAAGGAGCCCTCTCTGCTGTTTCCCCTGAAAAGAAAGCCATGACCGTACTTCCAGCACCACTGGcagcccccacccctacccctggaatggagggggagggggctcagCGGGAACAAACAGGACACTGCCCCCTGGACCTGGCCCCAGCCAAACACACCTCCTGCACCTTTGCTCACATGCTCACTGCTGGTCGGTTTCTACAGACCCTGCCTGGGCCATCCCTAACTCTGAGTCTCCCCAGGGCCTACCCTGCTCGGGCTGCACCTGGGGGGGGCCACAGGGAGCTTGGGGGTGGGGCCTCTGGCTGATTCCTTCCTGTCCCCACCAGCTCTCAGAACAGTATGGGCCGGTGTTCACTGTCCACTTGGGGCGCCAGAAGACGGTGGTGCTGGCTGGCTACGAGGCTGTGAGGGAGGCCCTGGTGGGCACGGGGCCAGAGCTGGCTGACCGGCCCCCCATCGCCATCTTCCAGCTCATccagggaggtgggggtaggTGTGCGGcgcggggtgggagggggcagaggctaGCTGAGCAAGGGAGTTCCTGGACCCTGGGAGAGGGAGGTCTGCCTCTCTGAGCAGCAGGAGAGTGTGCCCAGTGTGGGTCCTGGGGAGGGACACAGTGTCCACATGGCAGGGGACCAAGACACAACAAGATGGACACGGCTTGCCAAGGTCAGCTCCTGGGAGAATAGGCTCAGCActagggtgaggcccaggccaggcccctAACTTGCCCCCTGCCTGCATCACCCCGGGCTGCTCACGGGCAACTCCTCTGGCCTGCAGGCATCTTCTTCTCGTCAGGGGCACGCTGGAGGGCCGCTCGCCAGTTCACCATACGCACCCTCCATGGCCTGGGTGTGGGCAGGGGGCCCATGGCTGACAACGTCCTGCAGGAGCTGAGGTGCCTTATGGGGCAGCTGGACTGCTACAGAGGTGAGTAGGGGTAGGGAGACTCCTGGGGGGAGGGTGACCCTCACCCCCTAAGGCTTGTCTCCCCACTCCTCCAGGTCAGCCCTTCCCCCTGGCCCTGCTCGGCTGGGCACCCTCCAACATCACGTTCACACTGCTCTTTGGCCGGCGGTTCGACTACCAGGATCCTGTGTTTGTGTCCCTGCTGAGCCTGATCGATGAGGTCATGGTCCTCTTGGGGACCCCCAGCCTGCAGGTGAGAGGTGGCTGCTCCCAGCCTTGGGGTGGAGGTCAGGGAGCTGAACACAGGCTtgagactggggtggggggtggtctcAACACTGCCCCTGCCATAGATAGGTGAGCTGCTACCTTGCAAAAGCAGCACCAGACTAAGAGCCAGGAGGCCCAAGGCCTGTCCTATTTCTGACAGCAGTTGGCCATGTGACCCCAGGCCAGTCCCCTGTGCCCTCTGGGCATGAGGGGGGTATAGGACAGGGGTCCCCATCTGCCCCCTCCCACACCTGCCCATCAGTAGCAGACGTACCTGCtcagaggtggggatggggactgAGCATGTCTTCCCTCGATGTGTCCTGTCCTCCCAGACCTTAAACCCAGGGACCATCCACCCAAAACGAGTTCTTCACAGAAATGACATGAACTGGGCCTGCTGACATTCAGAATTCCCAGGGGCACATGCATTTCACTCTTTCCCAAAATGTGAGGTATTTGCTGTCATGACCATTTGTGTGATAACTCGCTAAGCGCATCCATCTGCTTGTGGTGTGTGCATTTACGGTGATGTCATAGCTCCCGGCCTCTCATGGACCCGTGGTCATgggcaggaggccagggctgACCACAGAGTCTCTGGCCCTCATGCTTCGGTCCTAGGAGCCTCTGACGTCCTCTGGACGGGAGGATTTGGCCTCCTGGCCGAAGCAGGCAGCCCCAGGAGGCTGGAGGGCAGAGAGGTCGGAGTAGAAGTTCCCAAGCCTCTGTCCCTGTGCCAGCTCCTCACCACAGAGGCGTTCTGTGTCATCCGATCCAGGGAGCGCATTTGCGCTGGGGCACACCCCCGAGAGCCGCAGATATCTACATGATGGGCACGTGCTGGCCCCTCAGACCACCTGGTCAAACGCTGCCATGACCCCCCTTTCACAGCAGGGTCAGCCGAGGCTCTGAGGTTTGCAAAGTCATTTTTAACAATTGGTAGTAGGGTTCAGTTATTCCCACACAGGCaaccctctccccctctccatcCTACTGGCTCTGGTGGATGGAGGGCGGGCATGACCACAGCCGTCTGCAGGAGTGATATCACCCCATCAAGGTGTGTGGCCTGTCCAGCGGTGCCCCCCTTCCTGACCTGGGACAGAGGGTTTTGTGGGAGTCCCCTCTGGAGTCCACCCCCCCCAAACCTCACCCCGCCCCCTGCTGTTCCCACCAGAAGGGTCAGGGGCCCCGCACACGAAGCTGGGCGCCCTCTTGTGGCCACGGGCAggacccacccaggctgcctgcctgGAGTCTGGGGCTGCGTCTGGGGAGGGGACCTGGACAGGTGAACGtgcctgcgggggtgggggtggggtggggtgtgggtgtGGTTGGGGCCTCCACCCTAACCCCAGCTTCTGTCTCGCCCTCTGTCTTCAGCTGTTCAACATCTACCCCTGGCTCGGGGCCCTCTTCCAGCTGCACCGGCCAGTCTTGCGGAAGATAGAGGAGGTTCGAGCCATCCTGAGGACCCTCCTAAAGGCGCGGCGGCCCTCCATGCCCGGGGGAGGCCCCGTGCAGAGCTACATGGATGCCTTGATTCAGCAGGGCCAGGTATGGGCAAGATCCACCCTACCACCTAAGAGGcctgggggcatctgggggcCTAGAGTTGGGGTGGGGTTCATGCTGGTCCTACTCCAACCCCTCCACCTCCCAGCTGGGGggtccctctgagcctcagtctccccatctgtgaaatgggcatttGCAGTGCCTGCCTCAACAGGTGGCTGCAAGGATGTGGTGAGCCCagaacatagtaggtgctcagtggaCTTGGCTGTGCCTTCCCAGCAAGTCTGTTTTCCATCCTTTCTTTGAGCTCAGAGCTGGATAGGGGGCTCCATGGGGCCTAACCTCTAGCTAAGTCCCATCAAACTCACCTCTGCAGGGGAAAGACCCCCAAGGCCTGTTTGCCGAGGCCAACATGGTGGCCTGCACCCTGGACATGGTCATGGCTGGCACAGAAACCACATCGGCTACACTGCAGTGGGCTGCCCTCCTGATGGGCAAACACCCAAGTGTGCAATGTGAGCTCCAGCCTCCCTTCCCAGCGCACAGCCACCTGCTTGGTGGGTGGGGGTCTGGCAGGGCCTAGAGGCTCAAGGCTCCCAGAGACACTGGCGCCTACCCTCTCACTTGCAGGCCGGGTGCAGGAGGAGCTGGACCGTGTGCTGGGGCCCGGGCGGGCCCCCCAGCTGGAGGACCAGCGGTCACTGCCCTACACCAATGCTGTGCTGCATGAGGTCCAGAGGTTCATTACCCTCCTGCCCCACATGCCTCGGTGTATGGCGGCTGACACTCAGTTGGGCGGCTACCTGCTCCCCAAGGTGGGCACCCCCCTCCTGGACCCTGACAGGGGGCAGGgccctccatccctccttccctctgctctgggccagggTGGGCCCCGCTGGGAGTCCCCTGGGGGGACCCTCTCTCTCCGTGCACACCCCCAGGGGAGGGGGTGCCAGGCCCACCTGCTGCACTGCCCACAGGGCACGCCTGTGATCCCCCTGCTGAGCTCTGTGCTCCTGGACAAGACACAGTGGGAGACCCCCCGCCAGTTCAATCCCGGCCACTTCCTGGATGCTGAGGGGCGCTTTGTGAAGCGGGCAgccttcctgcctttctctgcAGGTATCCACTGCCCTCACAGGTGGGGGCAGCATGGGGCCCCTCACCCCCACATAGCCTGGTCACCAGAGACCTCGGAAGCTCAGGCTCAAGCCTGCTGGGCCTCCCACTGTCCGTAGCCTCAGAGCTGGCCTGCATCCCGGTTATTGCAGACCTTGCTCTCAGATAGCCCCCACTCTGAGCCCTCTCTCATCCCCCCAGAGactcccctctccctctactctagGAAACTGGCCAGCTCCCTGGCACAGCCTGCAAAGAGCAGACCTGGAGCCCCCAgcctgtgccttggtttcctttgCAGGCCGCCGCGTCTGTGTAGGGGAGAGCCTGGCCAGGTCAGAGCTGTTCCTGCTCTTTGCTGGTCTCCTCCACAGGTATCGCCTGCTGCCCCCACCGGGCCTCAGCCCCGATGCCCTGGACACCACACCCGCCCCGGCTTTCACCATGCGGCCTCCAGCCCAGGCCCTCTGTGCGGTGCCCAGGCCTGGGGGCTATGACCAAGGAGACTGGGGGAGGGTCTGAGTCACTCCCCCAGATCCCGGCTTGAGGTGCTCtgtggatggacagacagacagcccCTCATGGGGCCCCCAAAGCCCTTCCTTGGCCTGATCCTGTTCTTTAGGGGCTCAGTCTCCTTTCAGTTCCCCATACCTGGAGTCGTCTATACTCCTCCTCCGGTCTCCCCAGGGCAGCTgagctccctccctgccctctgccctcagaCCCCCCACCCGTACCTTAGGTGCCCCTCACACTCCAGCAGTGAAGCACCCCCTCCCAACCCACCCCCATGCATGccttcctgggctccctgctgcctcttctccccactccccctccaTGCtaccctcacagttccccacagGGCCAGTGGGGAACAGGTGCCCCCCAGGCACAGATGTCTACCTGCAGTTGGGGGTGCAAGGTGACATCCACTCAGAGTCCAGCCTGAGACCTGCGTTCCCAGCAGGTTCAGTCTGtgctgtgccaggccctggatgGCTGGGGCTCCTGCAGATTCCATCCTGTTCTTGGGACTCCTCGGGGCCCGTGAAACCAGGACCCTGAGCCCTGGACATGGGCCAGTTGAGGGACAGCTGCCACCCAGAGGATCGGGGACCCTGAAGGGGTAACAGCAGAACTTGAGCAGGAAGGATGAGCAGGAGTTTGCAGGGATGATGCCGGAAGCCCCCTCACAATTGACCCTGTCGCAAATGGGTGCACAGACCCCAAAGCCCAGCTTCCATTCTCTACACTCAAAATGTACCAAGGCCCCTAGGAGATGTTCTTGGGCAAGGCGCTGTGGCTGACAGGGCCCAGAGATGCCAGGTCAGGGGTGCACAGCAAGGGCTCTCTATGGACCTCCATGGGACACCCCCACACCGACCCACTtcctgtttatctgaaattcaaagcTATCTAGTCTTGTACTTTGGTGGCCTGGGAGCCTGGCAGGGTGGAGTGGGCACTATGGTGGCTCTAGGCCACCCTGGCCACCCTTCCCTGTCCCAGGCtctgggtggggggtgcagggggctggcAGGAAATGTGAGGCAGCCTCTTGACCAGCTGCCATACTCCAGAGCCTTTTCTCTGGTCCCTTcggatcctctttttttttcccatgacagaagcctttgctttttaaattcaaaacctTATCTGCGTCAGAGGCAGAGCATACAGGAGGGCAAGCTGgcagaggggtggaggggtgggttGAGGATGGGACAGGGAGTTAGCTATGCTGGTCCATTCTGCCTGAGTAGCTAGCCTGACAGCACCACCTTCTCTGGGGAATGCACTGGGCGTAACCCCTCCCAGGGAGGACAGGACAGGGGGCGTGCAGATGGGGTCAGAGGGCCTCCCTGGGGGCGGGTGGACACGTCACAGTGAACACTGGGCTCTTCAGTCACGTGAAGTGTTGGCAACATTGTGGGGAGGCTCCCACGGAGTATAAACCAGGCATCGGGACAAGTCCCGGTGCAGCTGCAGAAAGGGGTCCCTGAGGCCCACAGTCCCAGTACACAGAGGGTGCCCCCTAGGGGAGAAACGACGGGATCAGGGCGTGACCCTACCTGGGAGCCATGTCCAGGGGTGAAAATGAAGCCGCCCAGGACTGTTGCGATCAACATATAAACCTCAAACCACGGATGCTTCCAGATGTGCCGTGTCTGTGCAGGACCCctgtggaggaagagaaggggtgttctgggggaggggtgatGGACTGTGCCAGTATGGGTTTGTTTCTAGGAAAAGCTGGTGGCAGATTAGGAGTATGCACTCTGTCCTTCTATTCCTTCTGTCTGAAATACCTGACACCCACAGAGAGTCCGGGAGCCTGCCCTGAGGGCCGGGCCACTTTACTCTGCAGTTGCATGGTGCAAGGACCACGGATCTGACCTAAGTTCATCTCAGTGAACAAATCGACAGCATTCTTCAGAGGACGCAGAATATTCCAGAATGGCTGTGGAAACCCTTTCAAGAAGCTGTGGGTTGAAGAGACTTGGCTGCTGGGGACGGGGTTGATGGGAGAACATGGAAAGCCAGAACAGGGGAAATGTGAGCATTCCAAGCGAAAAGCTGCTGTTACGAAAGTCTCCTATCTTTATGGCAAACACCGTGTTGCCTGGACCTTGGTTCCAGAAGCCACTCCTCGCATAGGAGTGGGGTCTGCTGCACCTCCCGCGTTGGTGGGCTTCAGGCAGGGGCAGGATGCAGAACCTGAGCCACGTGTTTCCTAACTTCTAAGAACAGGTGTCAAAATGAACCACTCTCCCTAGTGACTTAtgttttctccaaagaagccagTAGGACTAGTTGATGTTTTAATTGGCCAAGAACAAATTTGAGAAGCCTTTCTGCCAAGTGGGAAGGTGTAGATCCTAGTGGAAAGCCCTCCACAAATGTGCTGCTCTGGGTCCCTTCCCCCAGGGTGGGTCCTCCAggtgggacagggtggggggctcTGGTGGAGGGTACATGGCAGCTCTGGCATGAGATCCCCACAGTGATCTTAATGCCCTGCTGGTCCACGATGTGAGCCTGAGCTTCCTGGGGTCCCCACACCAGGTACTCACAGCTTGGCATGGATGCAGATCTGAGGTGGGCTGGGCACAGGGCTGGTGCACGCGGGACCCTCACCCAGCCTGGTCAATGCTTGGGAGGCAAGCAGCCtctgcaggggatccctgagtcCCCCATTCTCAGGTTCCCTTAACCCCTGCCATGAACTCACCAGGTGCTGTGAAGTGAGGGCTGCGGCTGGGCCAGCTGGCTGGGACCAAGGAGAGCCAAGGCTGCCGACTGGGGAAAACCTGGGGAATATCCATCCCTTTTCACCCTACTTTATGGAATTGAcacaaaataagcattttatacaCTAAAGGAGAACAATGTGCCAAGTCTGATGTCTGACCTACGAGGTCACCAGCACATTAACGACACACGCATCTCCATGGCCGCCCTGGACCCCACCCAGCAGGCCTGGCTTAGCGATCACATGGAGACCCTGGCCTGGGGCTGCCTTCCCCCTGCAAAGAAGGGGGCCCACCACGCTGTAGGGACAGACACACGGGGGGCTGAGAGTCCTGGTCCTGAGGCCCCTCTAGCCCTAAGCTTCCTGCCTGCCACTGGGCAGGGCAGTATCTGTCAGAGACATTCCCACTGGATAAAGActggtttatttaaaaacagacagTTCTTCTGGGACCTGGGGAGGAAAAGCATTGTGAGCGGCAACTTGGTAGCTGGTCCCCACTTCTCACCATAGGAAGTCATGTTTCCCCAGACGTAAGGGAAGCCCGAGGAAGGCTGCTACGCcggagggtgggggtaggggctgCAGGCCACTGTTGGTGGTGCTGACGGGCCTGCTGAGTCTGACACCCACACCCCCGCCTGAAGTCCCATCCCCGCCATCGCCTATTCTGACATCCTAGTGGTGCTTGAGACCGTCTATGTGATGGAGGCATAGAGCTTCGGTGAGAACAGATGTTAAGGTGACAACAAGCCTGTTTTACCGTTTTCTTTCCAGAGCCCAGTGCTTTGCCTCGAGCTCTGCAGAGAGGCCCTGTCTCTGTTCCCCCTGGGGTGTCATGAATAAGGAGGTTGAGTGTGTGTCACACCTGCATACCCCGGGTAGCCATAGGCTACATTGGTGCCCTAGCATCCACCCAGCCCCTGCCTCGTGTTTTGTCACCGCAGATGAGCTGGGCCACCGTCTCCAGGATTTCATTTGAGTGGTGTCAACAGCGTGCCCTAGTGGCCTGTCTTCCCCCACCCAGTGCCCCGCAGTGGCCCGTATTCACGCTTCTTCCCTTTTACTGGTGAGCACCGTGCACTTCAGTTTCCTGTTCAGCTGCCAATAGACATCTGAGTTATTTCCAGTGTTGGGGGTGTTGGCGGGAAATCACTAGCCACTGTCAAGACATTTCCTGGCCCAGTGGCCCCATGCAGCCTTGGTGTGTGAGGGGCTCACAGACAGCCCCTAGGCACCCCTCGCTGTGGCTTGGCCCCAGGGCTCAGGCCTGCTCACGTCACTGCCCCTGGCGCCTTGTCAGGGCCACTGGACTGGCATCCCTAGCAACTGAGGCTGGGCCCACACCCACACCTATGCCTGTCGACAGCTTTGTCCAGGTGACATGTGTCACCTCCCTCTGTACCTTCCCGAGAGCACAGCACTTCATGCTCCAACAGGAGCTCATAGGGAGGAAAGAGCCCCCGCGTCTGGTATTGGGGAGCATCCTGCTATCCCCACCGATTCTAGCAACAGAAAATGAGGACTTGGGACCCATCACATTTCCCTTTCCAATGGGGCTGCCAAGAAACCCAGAGCTATGGTTCTTGATCAATCAgctgattccttaaaaaaaaatctgccctttCCTTGTATCTTATGGGTCTTCCTTTCTATGTCTAGTTCTCAGAACAGTTTTCAGGGTGCCTCAAAGC
The sequence above is drawn from the Canis lupus baileyi chromosome 8, mCanLup2.hap1, whole genome shotgun sequence genome and encodes:
- the CYP2W1 gene encoding cytochrome P450 2W1 isoform X1, with amino-acid sequence MALLLLGILLLLGLWGLLRTCTRTPSSASRWPPGPRPLPLIGNLHLLRVSQQDQSLMELSEQYGPVFTVHLGRQKTVVLAGYEAVREALVGTGPELADRPPIAIFQLIQGGGGIFFSSGARWRAARQFTIRTLHGLGVGRGPMADNVLQELRCLMGQLDCYRGQPFPLALLGWAPSNITFTLLFGRRFDYQDPVFVSLLSLIDEVMVLLGTPSLQLFNIYPWLGALFQLHRPVLRKIEEVRAILRTLLKARRPSMPGGGPVQSYMDALIQQGQGKDPQGLFAEANMVACTLDMVMAGTETTSATLQWAALLMGKHPSVQCRVQEELDRVLGPGRAPQLEDQRSLPYTNAVLHEVQRFITLLPHMPRCMAADTQLGGYLLPKVGTPLLDPDRGQGPPSLLPSALGQGGPRWESPGGTLSLRAHPQGRGCQAHLLHCPQGTPVIPLLSSVLLDKTQWETPRQFNPGHFLDAEGRFVKRAAFLPFSAGRRVCVGESLARSELFLLFAGLLHRYRLLPPPGLSPDALDTTPAPAFTMRPPAQALCAVPRPGGYDQGDWGRV
- the CYP2W1 gene encoding cytochrome P450 2W1 isoform X2; translation: MALLLLGILLLLGLWGLLRTCTRTPSSASRWPPGPRPLPLIGNLHLLRVSQQDQSLMELSEQYGPVFTVHLGRQKTVVLAGYEAVREALVGTGPELADRPPIAIFQLIQGGGGIFFSSGARWRAARQFTIRTLHGLGVGRGPMADNVLQELRCLMGQLDCYRGQPFPLALLGWAPSNITFTLLFGRRFDYQDPVFVSLLSLIDEVMVLLGTPSLQLFNIYPWLGALFQLHRPVLRKIEEVRAILRTLLKARRPSMPGGGPVQSYMDALIQQGQGKDPQGLFAEANMVACTLDMVMAGTETTSATLQWAALLMGKHPSVQCRVQEELDRVLGPGRAPQLEDQRSLPYTNAVLHEVQRFITLLPHMPRCMAADTQLGGYLLPKGTPVIPLLSSVLLDKTQWETPRQFNPGHFLDAEGRFVKRAAFLPFSAGRRVCVGESLARSELFLLFAGLLHRYRLLPPPGLSPDALDTTPAPAFTMRPPAQALCAVPRPGGYDQGDWGRV